A portion of the Bombus terrestris chromosome 3, iyBomTerr1.2, whole genome shotgun sequence genome contains these proteins:
- the LOC100645669 gene encoding rotatin isoform X5, protein MPWQPLVTSDRGVLAAVEEALNNSLDANLILHTCQFITNVMMQDFPAEVFLQRPAIVFILHNLLESSVNNTNANFRNIIPMVLKTLHKLTRSLRLRIYYYCEPCIANKKQKLLAEKLSNNVYSPSETRDSPDGGFPEVNYQAYQSTGTSERSQSVSDNIDDSILQLQQMLIPIFCIETLKHVISQLSISTNSTLILRSTKYVTDVIYELVQVLIISVMPNVWLCNDDIALKVIEDMKVLFGMLGDVIEYFGNYSTIDDFRITYLHLISITMKLLSHIVPLEIADVIFPKSLKTSICVAIMDAAIYFLYPKLHSILQEYGRQFQGSDEIIYIKTFDETRLITKSIQATICIIKNTPNSSHSEVLKMLYASKLSLPYHKNFGIIKKTIEFLQNMNRYSPSNEDQTLATKLILSLLANADTDIQYATYFECHTLVKSILGVEYNKEKLSWENLAFLFELSVLIEIISYGVTHDDKRIKEMSEEILVYILKGRLQMGENGWLKSLEAIVQVLPFLQCHAHPSSTLGQCVTKIFDPDVSTNIQLPYIEVLKGNLRFLFSSDEDIRYEAVCRLIWLLGKEKDSVKKLPRLSSLHDLPLSSLCIFDRQRVFKRSEGSYQRSNLLSVLEMLNEPNVDPKIRKSALVQISVMLTDSSLHKLFITENGLSLILNIFNSALVEKEYVNYPDSVIPIITILKLLASSECSIRQDLSIRINVLSNITRSLFLFPNNECIKTDGSQLLCLLLYNDYIMRLSEKYTENYNQLNISLPYIIVSKMKLPFLCKSHWKISRHRRSDMSVLHGNDSLVLTFIRQYWIWEWNGGINVLWKHFNDLHDSNISKKLKILENEFLVLRFSFPHYCCQQQLYNIQNSTTHDSVSCALDYLTMHIKLYKMEKCEEIKDISLLPWEQTFERFLLSQPASKEDCDLFVEVLNFLQFYINITKDGKYKWTNKIMTNITKSLTELLKSSELDNQNVHQSILKLAGTCSAIGQSEKSTLEDQDVWLHFIELIVSTLCLGDQQHFYNLAYLDWLLTCLTYLIGKCHWTNCKNLLISLGNTLIELIISFHGAGTISFMGLSITRNSIICLNHLLYQMQINFNKNIFVQFWYEEDRMLNWLPMLWQNRDPLVRASALQLLAGLMSNLHTASQLLNSIALAPSELCQTLLQCIISREESCIVREQACCALSSLIKNCNSIIFQYMDSLKANAILIYIEQNNTYYEISVLCSNIYMSTSLDCDRMNNQEQETGKVPSIHSMQSGCTSLVPRAISHLYNCHDELQPLSVKESTTTETDNYLQLVATPSLISAVCRLLNNLILIGKQEVVHQIYEHSIDKYLIGCINEIPKDIESKRNLTHYCDILEMYISICTVLTNCITNSNEYSLVASFSVDSLYMLFCFLNDDLYCNNTSQLISVRNKLWTEIFNFIAILSLTENQHFETIQTALELRGPEAVLSSICVAMKDSNPELRISAIGCLAFLLSQEIEKDSSGKSSISLQSIMDTPLTRLSNDNKNNLKEIASNVNTFSLQSTNMHSTKSNGNKDPPLISEKSADYEVEGNEIAMSKELCNILLHLFIAHNYNRSKKNKKLNEDKDLIISALTNLLCVSNAAKQVALEENLPDTTLMILKESYVRLNLQPFELFKNQIDREKKIHPLLRDMNAILVLLMNFMYGSTEVKVALTKAGLADVLHKLWAWIALNKTVSTTALKLLATYTTKCTTAAQSLTLTTILPGTGLRKTPNTLALIHVIIQLVCKEIDKAGQLFDNHKLHFAFHVLRNAIHVHECRVSISKSNLLQFFTKIHPITTKRTKPWPLVELYCLEFLIDFTYYEEGQLCVPKAVDGLDVLLQLSKYSSSSNRILAISILRNLAFNMTNRPRLLSSVDFINVLHDIFKNGSLVEIRIAGSMLWSLISNNQKGKLIVRSAGFSQSIQEALGRITLLHVDDKKEEEDLLKMLQYILKILSPVDTKAD, encoded by the exons ATGCCATGGCAACCTTTAGTCACTTCAGATAGAGGTGTCTTAGCAGCAGTTGAAGAAGCCCTAAATAATAGCTTAGATGCAAATCTTATATTACATACATGCCAATTTATAACAAACGTGATGATGCAGGATTTTCCAGCAGAAGTTTTTCTTCAAAGACCAGCAATTGTTTTT aTATTACATAATCTTTTGGAATCTAGTGTAAATAACACAAATGCcaattttagaaatataatacCAATGGTATTGAAAACACTTCACAAATTAACACGATCTTTAAGACTACGAATCTATTATTACTGTGAACCGTGTATtgcaaataaaaaacaaaaa ttaTTGGCagaaaaattaagcaataatGTTTATTCTCCTTCTGAAACGAGAGATAGTCCTGATGGAGGATTTCCAGAAGTTAATTATCAAGCATATCAATCTACT gGAACAAGCGAAAGAAGTCAAAGTGTATCAGATAATATTGATGATTCTATTTTACAATTACAACAAATGCTTATACCAATCTTTTGCATTGAAACTTTAAAACATGTTATATCTCAATTGAGTATTTCTACTAATTCAACACTTATATTAAGAAGTACTAAGTATGTAACAGACGTAATATATGAACTGGTACAAGTACTCATCATAAGCGTCATGCCAAATGTTTGGCTTTGCAATGATGATATTGCTTTAAAAGTAATTGAAGACATGAAAGTATTATTTGGCATGCTAGGAGACGTCAtagaatattttggaaattataGCACAATAGATGATTTTAGAATAACATATTTGCACCTTATAAGTATTACAATGAAACTTTTAAGCCACATAGTTCCTCTAGAAATAGCGGATGTTATCTTCCCTAAATCACTTAAAACATCAATATGTGTAGCTATAATGGATGCtgctatttattttttatacccaAAACTACACTCTATATTACAAGAATATGGCCGT CAATTTCAAGGTAgcgatgaaattatatatattaaaacattcGACGAAACAAGACTGATAACAAAGTCGATACAAGCAACTATAtgcataataaaaaatacaccTAATTCATCTCATTCGGAAGTTTTAAAAATGTTGTATGCTTCAAAATTAAGTTTACCTTATCACAAAAATTTTGGTATTATTAAGAAAACTAtcgaatttttacaaaatatgaaTAG GTATTCTCCAAGTAATGAAGACCAAACATTagctacaaaattaatattaagtttATTAGCAAATGCAGATACTGATATACAATATGCCACATATTTTGAATGTCATACTTTAGTTAAAAGTATTTTAGGAGTAGAATATAACAAAGAAAAGTTATCATGGGAAAATCTggcatttttatttgaattatctGTGTTAATTGAAATCATATCCTATGGTGTAACACATGATGACAAAAGG ATCAAGGAAATGTCCGAAGAGATATTAGTTTACATATTAAAAGGAAGATTACAGATGGGAGAAAATGGATGGTTAAAATCTCTAGAAGCCATAGTACAAGTATTACCTTTTTTACAATGTCATGCTCATCCTTCTTCAACCTTAGGTCAATGTGTAACAAAAATCTTTGATCCTGATGTTTCTACTAATATACAATTGCCATATATCGAG GTTTTGAAAGGTAATTTAAGGTTCTTATTTTCGTCGGATGAGGATATTAGATACGAAGCCGTTTGTAGATTGATTTGGCTTCTTGGAAAAGAAAAGGATTCAGTTAAAAAATTACCACGATTATCATCCCTACACGATTTACCTCTTAGCTCACTTTGTATATTTGATCGTCAAAGGGTTTTTAAAAGATCTGAAGGCAGTTATCAG AGGAGTAATTTATTATCTGTACTTGAAATGCTAAATGAGCCGAATGTCGATCCTAAAATACGTAAATCAGCATTAGTACAAATTAGCGTTATGCTTACAGATTCTTCTTTACACAAGttatttattactgaaaatgGATTATCGTTGATCTTGAACATATTTAACAGTGCTCTA GTTGAAAAAGAATATGTTAATTATCCAGATTCTGTCATTCCTATAATTACTATACTAAAACTACTAGCATCCTCTGAATGTTCTATACGTCAAGATCTGTCCATTCGTATTAATGTCTTGTCAAATATAACCAGAA gtCTTTTTCTATTTCCAAATAATGAATGTATTAAAACTGATGGTTCACAACTATTAtgcttattactttataatgatTACATTATGAGATTGagtgaaaaatatacagaaaattATAATCAACTAAATATTTCTTTGCCTTATATTATTGTATCTAAAATGAAATTACCATTTCTTTGTAAATCGCATTGGAAAATAAGTAGACATAGACGATCAGATATGTCTG TTCTTCATGGCAATGACTCACTGGTATTAACATTTATAAGACAATATTGGATATGGGAATGGAATGGTGGTATAAATGTACTTTGGAAACATTTTAATGATCTTCATGATTCTAATATATCAAAAAAACTAAAAATTctagaaaatgaatttttagtcTTACGTTTTAGCTTTCCTCATTATTGCTGTCAACAACAACTGTACAATATACAAAATTCAACTACCCATGATTCAGTTTCATGTGCACTTGactaccttacaat gcatataaaactttataaaatggaaaaatgtgaggaaataaaagatataagcCTATTACCATGGGAACAAACGTTCGAACGATTTTTACTTTCACAACCTGCAAGTAAAGAGGATTGTGATTTATTTGTTGaagttttaaattttctacaGTTTTATATCAATATTACAAAAGatg GAAAGTATAAGTGGACTAATAAAATAATGACAAATATAACTAAATCTCTAACCGAATTATTAAAAAGCTCGGAATTAGATAATCAAAACGTACATCAATCTATATTGAAGTTAGCTGGCACATGTTCAGCCATAGGACAATCAGAAAAATCTACTTTAGAAGACCAAGACGTTTGGCTACACTTTATTGAATTAATTGTCTCCACTTTATGTTTAGGAGACCaacaacatttttataatttag CGTACCTTGATTGGCTGTTAACATGTTTAACATATTTAATTGGAAAGTGTCATTGGACGAAttgcaaaaatttattaatatcattaggAAATACATTAATCGAACTCATTATATCCTTTCATGGAGCTGGAACAATAAGCTTTATGGGCTTATCTATAACCAGAAATTCTATTATATGTCTCAATCATTTGTTATATCAAATGCaaataaacttcaataaaaat atttttgtacaattttggTATGAAGAAGATCGTATGTTGAATTGGTTACCTATGTTGTGGCAAAATCGAGATCCTTTGGTTCGTGCTTCTGCTTTACAATTATTAGCAGGTCTAATGAGTAATTTACATACAGCTTCTCAATTATTGAATTCTATAGCACTGGCACCAAGCGAATTATGTCAGACATTACTTCAATGCATTATCAGTAGAGAAGAGTCATGCATTGTTAGGGAACAAGCATGTTGTGCACTTAgcagtttaataaaaaattgcaattctatcatttttcaatat ATGGATTCTTTGAAAGCAAAtgctattttaatatatatagaacAAAACAACACTTATTATGAAATAAGTGTACTatgttctaatatttatatgtcTACTTCTTTGGACTGTGATCGTATGAATAATCAAGAGCAAGAAACTGGGAAAGTCCCATCTATTCATAGCATGCAGTCAGGTTGTACATCATTAGTACCACGTGCAATCTCACATCTGTATAATTGCCACGATGAATTACAACCTC tttCTGTCAAAGAATCAACAACTACAGAGACGgacaattatttacaattggTAGCAACACCATCATTGATATCAGCTGTTTGTAGActactaaataatttaatacttaTAGGTAAACAAGAAGTTGTTCatcaaatttacgaacattCTATTGACAAATATTTAATTGG ATGCATCAATGAAATACCTAAAGATATCGAAAGTAAAAGGAATTTAACACATTACTGTGACATATTGGAAATGTATATCAGCATTTGTACAGTTTTAACAAACTGTATTACAAACAGTAATGAATATTCTCTTGTAGCTAGCTTTTCAGTTGACTCACTTTACatgttattttgttttttaaatgaTGATTTATATT GTAATAACACATCGCAATTGATATCTGTGCGAAATAAGCTCTGGAccgaaattttcaactttataGCCATACTTTCATTAACAGAAAATCAACATTTTGAAACGATACAGACCGCTCTAGAATTGCGTGGGCCAGAAGCTGTACTTTCATCTATCTGTGTTGCAATGAAGGATTCTAATCCAGAACTTCGCATCAGTGCTATAGGCTGTCTCGCGTTTCTACTCTCtcaagaaattgaaaaagattctTCAGGAAAAAGTAGCATCTCATTACAATCAATAATGGATACTCCTTTAACTCGATTGTCAAATGacaataaaaacaatttaaaagaaattgcaTCTAATGTTAATACATTTTCTCTACAAAGTACCAATATGCATTCAACAAAATCAAATGGAAATAAAGATCCTCCTTTAATTTCCGAAAAATCAGCAGATTATGAAGTTGAAGGAAACGAAATTGCTATGAGCAAAGaactttgtaatattttattgcacTTATTTATAGCTCATAATTACAATCGATCgaagaagaataagaaattGAACGAGGACAAGGATTTGATCATAAGCGCACTTACTAATTTGTTATGTGTATCAAACGCAGCTAAACAGGTCGCATTGGAAGAAAATTTACCTGACACAACTTTAATGATATTGAAAGAATCGTATGTGAGATTAAATTTACAACCTTTCGAACTTTTCAAAAATCAGATTGACCGTGAAAAGAAG ATTCATCCGTTACTACGCGACATGAATGCtattttagtattattaatgaatttcatGTACGGCAGTACAGAAGTTAAAGTAGCTCTAACGAAAGCAGGACTAGCAGATGTATTACACAAACTATGGGCTTGGATTGCATTAAATAAAACAGTTTCAACTACCGCTTTGAAATTACTAGCAACCTATACTACAAAATGTACTACAG caGCGCAATCTTTGACGTTAACGACTATTTTGCCAGGGACAGGACTTAGAAAAACTCCTAATACTCTCGCCCTTATACATGTTATTATACAATTAGTTTGCAAAGAAATAGACAAAGCTGGTCAACTCTTTGATAATCATAAATTACACTTTGCATTTCATGTTTTGCGAAATGCAATACATGTTCATGAATGTAGAGTATCAATTTCAAAg AGTAATCTCCtacaattttttacaaaaatacatCCAATTACCACGAAACGGACAAAACCATGGCCACTTGTTGAATTATATTGCTTAgaattcttaattgactttactTATTACGAAGAGGGCCAGTTATGTGTGCCAAAG GCTGTCGACGGCTTGGATGTTTTGTTACAATTGTCAAAATACTCTTCATCATCTAATAGAATTCTTGCAATTTCCATATTGCGCAATCTCGCGTTTAACATGACCAACCGACCACGATTACTTAGTTCAG TGGATTTTATTAATGTACTACATGACATATTTAAAAATGGTTCCCTGGTCGAAATTAGAATAGCAGGGTCTATGTTATGGTCTCTAATATCCAATAATCagaaaggaaaattaattgtaCGAAGTGCTGGCTTTTCACAGAGTATACAGGAAGCATTAGGTAGGATTACACTATTACATGTAGAtgataagaaagaagaagaagatttaCTTAAAATGctacaatatatattaaaaattcttagTCCAGTAGATACTAAAGCTGATTAA